From Acidobacteriota bacterium, a single genomic window includes:
- the rlmN gene encoding 23S rRNA (adenine(2503)-C(2))-methyltransferase RlmN codes for MTKPTAHRAPPPPDLLGLPLSRLEETLAPWIDRPFRARQIYQALHQQGAEDFGAMSSLPKNLRQELAERYRIGLPAIQEKHRAGDGTVKYLLDLVDGATIEAVDIPDGERHTLCISSQAGCALACSFCVTGFWGAGRNLTSGEIVGQVRRVCRDGELPDSLNLVFMGMGEPLLNLDNVRTALEILRQDISLRRITVSTSGIVPAIDAMAQWPDRPNLAISLHAADHDLRSRIMPINRTHPLADLMAALRRFPVEKGRKLTFEYILLRGINDSDAHADRLARLLRGLPAKVNLIPMNPDPVLGDDLQPPSRQRIDGFHRRLKGHRLVTTVRRQRGDDVSAACGQLRAPSREPKGFARRALGEGFLGHRERRDDASEQPG; via the coding sequence GTGACCAAGCCCACGGCGCATCGCGCCCCCCCGCCCCCGGACCTCCTCGGCCTTCCCCTCTCCAGGCTGGAGGAAACCCTGGCGCCGTGGATCGATCGACCGTTTCGGGCGCGGCAGATCTACCAGGCGTTGCACCAGCAGGGAGCCGAGGACTTCGGTGCCATGAGCAGCCTGCCGAAGAACCTGCGCCAGGAGCTGGCGGAGCGCTACCGCATCGGACTGCCGGCGATCCAAGAGAAACACCGGGCCGGCGACGGGACGGTCAAATACCTGCTCGACCTGGTCGATGGCGCGACCATCGAAGCGGTCGACATTCCCGACGGAGAGCGTCACACCCTGTGCATCTCGAGCCAGGCCGGCTGCGCGCTGGCCTGCAGCTTCTGCGTCACCGGCTTCTGGGGCGCCGGCCGCAACCTGACCAGCGGCGAGATCGTTGGCCAGGTGCGCCGGGTGTGCCGCGATGGCGAGCTCCCGGACAGCCTCAATCTGGTGTTCATGGGCATGGGTGAGCCGCTGCTCAACCTCGACAACGTCCGCACTGCCCTCGAGATCCTGCGGCAAGACATCTCGCTGCGCCGCATCACCGTGTCGACGTCCGGCATCGTGCCGGCCATCGACGCGATGGCGCAGTGGCCGGATCGACCCAACCTGGCGATTTCGCTGCATGCCGCGGACCACGATCTGCGCAGCCGGATCATGCCGATCAACCGCACCCACCCGCTGGCGGATCTGATGGCGGCCTTGCGGCGCTTTCCGGTGGAGAAGGGCCGCAAGCTGACCTTCGAGTACATCCTGCTGCGCGGCATCAACGATTCGGACGCCCATGCGGACCGCTTGGCTCGCCTGCTGCGGGGGTTGCCGGCGAAGGTCAACCTGATTCCGATGAACCCGGATCCGGTGCTCGGAGACGATCTCCAGCCGCCCTCGCGACAGCGCATCGACGGCTTTCACCGCCGGCTCAAGGGTCATCGCCTGGTGACCACCGTGCGGCGACAGCGGGGGGACGACGTCAGCGCCGCCTGCGGCCAGCTCCGGGCCCCCAGCCGCGAGCCCAAGGGATTCGCCCGCCGCGCCCTCGGCGAGGGCTTCCTGGGCCATCGAGAGCGCCGAGACGACGCCTCCGAGCAGCCGGGTTAG
- a CDS encoding ABC transporter permease, whose product MKIQKALGYFLREAFTSLRRSWKVSLLAVFTIAVSLFIGGTFLLVSTNLSNLVLRWQDETRVTVYLRSDAGDEQVAALRQQLSQPTWVTGIDEITSQEAVERFQTTFPSLAGIVEDWDEEPLPRSLSARFSPTAPSAELSRWVAELEAHEAVSMVDDDRDWLRQLGAVVAVIRGIGLTLGLVLLGAAVFTIGSVIRLTAYLYREEIAVMRLVGATEFFIRGPFYAEGFLQGLFGGLTAVGGLYLAFRLTSQRASESLLGAVLTPDFLGWRSLVLLVLLGGIAGLVGAIASLRREKLGGEE is encoded by the coding sequence GTGAAGATCCAGAAAGCCCTCGGCTATTTTCTGCGCGAGGCCTTCACGAGCCTGCGGCGCTCCTGGAAGGTCAGCCTGTTGGCGGTGTTCACCATCGCCGTCAGCCTGTTCATCGGCGGCACCTTCCTGTTGGTCAGCACCAATCTCTCGAATCTGGTGCTGCGCTGGCAGGACGAGACCCGAGTCACCGTTTACCTACGGTCCGATGCCGGTGACGAACAGGTGGCGGCATTGCGGCAACAGCTCAGCCAACCGACCTGGGTGACGGGAATCGACGAAATCACCTCACAAGAGGCCGTCGAACGCTTCCAGACGACCTTCCCGAGCCTCGCCGGGATCGTCGAGGACTGGGACGAGGAACCCCTCCCGCGCTCGCTCTCGGCACGTTTTTCGCCCACCGCCCCGTCGGCCGAGCTCAGTCGCTGGGTGGCGGAGCTGGAGGCCCACGAGGCGGTCTCGATGGTCGACGACGACCGCGACTGGCTGCGCCAGCTCGGCGCCGTGGTGGCGGTGATCCGCGGCATCGGTTTGACCCTGGGGCTGGTCTTGCTGGGCGCTGCCGTCTTCACCATTGGCAGTGTGATCCGGCTGACCGCCTACCTCTATCGCGAGGAGATCGCCGTCATGCGACTGGTGGGCGCCACCGAGTTCTTCATTCGCGGACCCTTCTATGCCGAGGGCTTCCTCCAAGGCCTGTTCGGCGGCCTGACCGCCGTCGGCGGCCTCTATCTGGCGTTTCGGCTGACCTCCCAAAGGGCTTCCGAAAGCCTGCTCGGAGCGGTCCTCACGCCCGACTTTCTGGGCTGGCGCTCGCTCGTCCTGCTGGTCCTGCTCGGCGGCATCGCCGGCCTGGTGGGGGCGATCGCGTCGCTGCGCCGCGAGAAGCTCGGCGGCGAGGAGTAG
- a CDS encoding LytTR family DNA-binding domain-containing protein, whose protein sequence is MTRLRVLIVDDEPLARRRLLRLLTERDNVEVIGECSDGREALQAFFRQRPDLVFLDVQMPGLDGIALIEEAGLHSSTAIVFVTAFDRYALEAFEHQAVDFLLKPFSNERFERALSRAIERLRQRDVEKLNQRLVRALEGLEEGRPADTPLAGRIPVRTRGKVRFVHYDEIEWVEAAGSYVRLHGRERSWLARGTMKSLEAQFPEGKFLRVHRSAIVRLDDVAELAPTTHGDLVLTMRSGARVRLGRTYRERAVARLRE, encoded by the coding sequence GTGACCCGACTTCGTGTGCTGATCGTCGATGACGAACCCCTCGCCCGGCGTCGGCTGCTTCGTCTGCTCACGGAGCGCGACAATGTCGAGGTGATCGGCGAGTGTAGCGATGGCCGGGAGGCACTTCAGGCCTTCTTTCGGCAGCGGCCGGATCTGGTCTTTCTCGATGTTCAGATGCCCGGGCTCGACGGCATCGCGCTGATCGAAGAAGCTGGCCTGCATTCTTCGACCGCCATCGTGTTCGTGACCGCCTTCGATCGCTATGCCCTCGAGGCCTTTGAGCATCAGGCGGTCGACTTTCTGCTCAAGCCGTTCTCCAACGAGCGCTTCGAGCGCGCGCTGTCGCGGGCGATCGAGCGCTTGCGTCAGCGCGATGTCGAGAAGCTGAATCAGCGCCTGGTGCGCGCCCTGGAGGGCCTCGAGGAAGGCCGACCAGCCGACACCCCGCTCGCCGGACGCATTCCCGTTCGCACCCGCGGCAAGGTTCGCTTCGTCCACTATGACGAGATCGAATGGGTCGAAGCCGCCGGCTCCTACGTGCGGCTCCACGGTAGGGAGCGAAGCTGGCTAGCTCGCGGGACGATGAAAAGTCTCGAGGCTCAGTTCCCGGAGGGAAAGTTCTTGCGCGTCCATCGTTCGGCGATCGTGCGCCTCGATGACGTTGCCGAGCTCGCGCCCACGACCCATGGCGATCTAGTCCTGACGATGCGTAGCGGAGCGCGCGTGCGGCTTGGTCGAACCTACCGCGAGCGCGCGGTGGCCCGTCTGCGAGAGTGA
- a CDS encoding histidine kinase gives MKPNPSSSSVPRSAGVAGRGRLLVAGVVAWFGLSGLAAVHTMIRARVTGQEPLAGLDAYVRQLSFWVPLALVAVAVWFFVRRWPLDRRHPLRSGLQHGLAACGALVALISLAALASLWLRGQGFSWRGLAHEVELHLLLSFHLWFFCVVALMASAQALELLWSQRRRERQSLLLRESLWEARLSNLEAQLRPHFLFNALHSISSLVDEDPDRARDVIVALGDLLRFSLRRPADHEVTLGDELAGLDLYLAIERVRFQDRLEFERSVEPSALRALVPQLLLQPLVENAIRHGVAQHPGAGRISLSAAVRDSRVEIRIANDGSLPVAGHSEGIGLGNTRQRLDFLYGAAATLSLAARSPRGAEVLVTLPFREKGSQ, from the coding sequence ATGAAGCCGAATCCGAGCTCCAGCTCAGTGCCGCGTTCTGCCGGCGTCGCCGGTCGTGGGCGGCTTCTGGTCGCTGGAGTCGTTGCTTGGTTCGGGCTCTCTGGGTTGGCGGCGGTGCACACGATGATTCGGGCTCGGGTGACCGGCCAGGAGCCCCTGGCCGGTCTCGATGCCTATGTTCGGCAGCTTTCCTTCTGGGTTCCCCTGGCTTTGGTTGCAGTTGCCGTCTGGTTCTTCGTGCGGCGCTGGCCGCTCGATCGTCGTCATCCGCTTCGCAGTGGGCTTCAGCATGGGCTCGCCGCTTGCGGCGCCCTGGTCGCTCTCATTTCGCTTGCGGCGCTCGCTTCACTCTGGCTTCGCGGCCAGGGGTTCTCCTGGCGTGGCCTGGCTCATGAGGTCGAGCTTCACCTCCTGTTGAGCTTCCACCTCTGGTTTTTCTGCGTCGTTGCGCTGATGGCGAGTGCCCAGGCACTGGAGCTCCTCTGGAGCCAGCGGCGCCGTGAGCGCCAGTCACTCCTCTTGCGGGAGAGTCTGTGGGAGGCGCGTTTGTCGAATCTCGAAGCCCAGCTTCGACCTCACTTTCTGTTCAATGCGCTGCACTCGATCTCCAGTCTGGTCGATGAGGATCCCGATCGGGCTCGAGACGTCATTGTGGCCTTGGGGGATCTCCTGCGATTCAGCCTCAGACGACCGGCCGATCACGAGGTGACCCTGGGCGACGAGCTGGCTGGTCTCGATCTCTATCTCGCGATCGAGCGGGTGCGCTTCCAAGATCGCCTCGAGTTCGAGCGCTCGGTCGAGCCAAGCGCGTTGCGAGCTCTGGTTCCGCAGCTCCTCCTCCAGCCGTTGGTCGAGAACGCCATCCGGCACGGGGTCGCCCAGCATCCCGGGGCCGGGCGAATCAGCCTTTCGGCGGCAGTTCGCGACTCGAGGGTCGAGATCAGGATCGCCAATGACGGCTCCCTACCGGTGGCCGGGCACAGCGAAGGTATCGGCCTCGGAAACACGCGCCAGCGGCTCGACTTTCTCTACGGGGCGGCGGCGACCTTGAGCCTCGCGGCACGTTCTCCGCGAGGCGCCGAAGTGTTGGTCACTTTGCCCTTTCGAGAGAAAGGCAGCCAGTGA
- the ftsE gene encoding cell division ATP-binding protein FtsE: protein MIQFFHVSKRYRGGQKALDDVSFELPKGEFTFLTGPSGAGKTTLLKLIFREEMPSDGQILVNGRNVASIPRSKVPYLRRSVGVVFQDFRLIARKTVFENITYLPRILGLAPRVQKRLAYQALRRVGLAHRSQAFPLELSGGEQQRVAIARALINEPEILIADEPTGNLDGELAREILRLFRQINLRGTTLLIATHNREIIRAMGGRILTLEAGRLASDEKIDGIDPPDIEALEAMPLFDPDEEPPELGSSAP, encoded by the coding sequence GTGATCCAGTTCTTTCACGTCAGCAAGCGTTATCGCGGCGGTCAGAAGGCCCTCGACGATGTCAGCTTCGAGCTTCCGAAAGGCGAGTTCACCTTCCTCACCGGTCCGAGCGGCGCCGGCAAGACGACGCTTCTCAAGCTCATCTTCCGGGAGGAGATGCCGAGCGACGGACAGATCCTGGTCAACGGCCGCAACGTGGCGTCGATCCCGCGCAGCAAGGTGCCCTACCTGCGCCGCTCCGTGGGCGTCGTCTTCCAGGACTTCCGACTCATCGCCCGCAAGACGGTGTTTGAGAACATCACCTACCTGCCGCGCATCCTGGGCCTGGCGCCGCGAGTGCAGAAGCGGCTCGCCTACCAGGCCCTGCGCCGGGTCGGGCTGGCCCATCGCTCGCAAGCCTTTCCCCTCGAGCTCTCCGGCGGCGAGCAGCAGCGCGTCGCGATCGCCCGGGCGTTGATCAACGAACCGGAGATCCTGATCGCCGACGAACCGACCGGAAATCTCGACGGCGAATTGGCGCGCGAGATCCTACGTCTCTTCCGCCAGATCAACCTGCGCGGCACGACCCTGCTGATCGCGACCCACAACCGCGAGATCATTCGCGCCATGGGCGGCCGCATCCTGACCCTCGAGGCCGGCCGCCTGGCGTCCGACGAGAAGATCGACGGCATCGACCCGCCGGATATCGAAGCGCTCGAGGCCATGCCCTTGTTCGACCCCGACGAAGAGCCTCCGGAGCTCGGGTCCAGCGCTCCGTGA
- a CDS encoding polyphenol oxidase family protein has product MIVGPVLEEPAGWVWRDSVGDVEVRFTGKGGSSRADHLLSAWGDGAVPSEASWCTQIHSAEVLSARPGNAGRGDALHSDHRGLALSVVTADCVPILLASESRLAAIHAGWRGIVQGVVPAGVEALVGRVGGTGLRAWVGPAIGSCCYEVDEDVAEQVVSASDSGVLAQGPRGKPHVDLPWAVLWQLREAGVEEIRPVPLCTRCEVDWLWSYRREGAGAGRNHAVIWRR; this is encoded by the coding sequence TTGATCGTCGGACCCGTGCTCGAGGAACCCGCCGGCTGGGTGTGGCGCGACTCCGTTGGGGATGTCGAAGTCCGCTTCACCGGCAAGGGTGGAAGCTCACGGGCCGACCACCTGCTGAGCGCCTGGGGTGATGGTGCAGTGCCCTCCGAGGCTTCCTGGTGTACCCAGATCCACTCTGCCGAGGTGCTCTCGGCGCGCCCCGGCAATGCCGGTCGGGGGGACGCTCTCCATAGCGATCATCGTGGTCTCGCCCTGTCCGTCGTCACCGCCGACTGCGTTCCGATTCTGCTGGCCTCGGAGTCGAGGTTGGCGGCCATCCACGCCGGTTGGCGCGGCATCGTCCAGGGGGTGGTGCCTGCCGGCGTCGAGGCCTTGGTCGGCCGAGTCGGCGGCACGGGATTGCGCGCTTGGGTCGGGCCGGCCATCGGGAGCTGCTGCTACGAGGTCGATGAGGACGTCGCCGAGCAGGTGGTGTCGGCGAGCGATTCGGGGGTGCTTGCTCAGGGGCCGCGAGGCAAGCCCCACGTCGACCTCCCATGGGCCGTGCTGTGGCAGTTGCGGGAGGCCGGCGTCGAGGAGATTCGGCCGGTACCGCTCTGTACCCGCTGTGAAGTCGACTGGCTGTGGAGCTACCGCCGCGAAGGTGCCGGCGCCGGCCGCAATCATGCCGTGATCTGGCGTCGGTGA